The genomic stretch CACCTTCCGGGAGATCACCGCGATCATCGACATCCTGACGAGGGACCTGCAAAAAAGGCTGGCCCAACGCCGGATCAGCTTGACTCTGACCGAGGCGGCCAAGTCTCATATCGCTCGAGAGGGCTTTGACCCCATCTACGGCGCCCGTCCGCTGAAGCGCTACCTCCAGCGTCATGTGGAAACGCCGGTGGCCCGGGCGCTGATCGCCGGCTCTGTCGGCGACGGCGGGCGGATCATGGTTGACGAGCGCGATGGGCGACTCCAGGTGGAGCAGGCGAACGAAGGGAACACCGCCGATGATAATAACCGGAAGTCGACGTAAGCGAGGGTAGTCGACGCACCCTTGTCATCAACACACGGTGGTGATGGGACATGGCCAATTTGGCCGATCAGATCGAGCGCTATATTAAGGAACAGTTGGAAAAAAGCCGAGAACGGATGATCGAGATCCAACGTCAGCAGTTGGCCGCCCTCTTCGGCTGCGTGCCCTCTCAGATCAACTATGTCCTGACAACGCGCTTCGCTGCTGAGCAGGGCTATGTGGTGGAAAGCCGGCGCGGCGGCGGCGGTTTCGTCCGCATCGTCAAATTGGACATGGAGGGCGACTTGTGGGAGATCCTGTCCACCCGGTTGGGCGACATGCTGTCGGAAGACCAGGCTCGCCGGATCATCGAACGGCTGATGGAAGAGCAGATCCTGACCATCCGGGAAGGGCTGATCATGCAGGCCGCTGTTCAGCGCGATGTGCTGCAGATCGGCTTTCCCCAGCGGGATCTGCTCCGCGCTCGCCTGCTCAAGGCGATGCTCTCCAACCTCAAGCGCTATCGGGCGCCCGAAGCGGAAGTGGAGCAGGGGAAGGAAAAAAGCTGAAGGGATGGAAGAGCTCAATATAGAAGAGCTCAAGTGAGAGAGGCAGGCAAAATGATCGAGGGGGGTTTTGCCATGTTTTGCGATGAATGCAAAAAGCGTCCGGCAACGGTCCATGTGACCAAGATTGTCAACGGGCAGAAATCGGAGGTCAACCTCTGCGAGGAGTGCGCCCGCGCCCACCATAAGGAATGGAGCATGGCCTATGACAATAATTTTCCCATCAACAAGTTCTTAGCCGGGTTGCTCGGCTTCGACACCGGAAAAACGGCCGGTTCTGTCAACCTGAACCTCCATGGGCCGGGCAAATGCGAGCACTGCGGTGCCAGCTACAGCCAGATCAGCCAGACAGGGCGGTTGGGCTGCCACCAGTGTTACGGCCGGTTCCAGGACAAGGTGGAGCCGCTGCTGCGGCGTGTGCAAGGTTCTAACCGCCATACGGGCAAGGTACCCAAACGCAGCGGCGGCAGCATCCGCTTGCAGCGGGAGATCCAGAACCTGCGCGTCCGGTTGCAACAGCACGTGTCCAACGAGGAGTTTGAGCAGGCGGCGCGGCTTCGCGACCAGATCCGCGAGTTGGAAAAAGGTATGGCAGAGTGAGGGGGATGACGATGCGCGATCGTTTTGTCAATCAGGCTTTGACCAAGTGGATGGAAGGAACGGGAAAAGAGTCGGAGATCGTCATCAGTTCCCGTGTGCGGCTCGCCCGCAACCTCTGTGACATCCCCTTCCCTAATGTAGCTACTGCGGAGCAGGCCAAGGCCGTCGTCAGCCAGGTGGAAAGGGCGATCAAGGATGCCGCAGTCGAACAAACCTCGGGCGATCTGATTTTTGTCAATCTGGAAGAGTTGGCGCCCCTCGACCGGCTGGTGCTTGTCGACAAACACCTGATCAGTCCTCAGCATGCCGAAGAGGCCGCCGGGAAAGGGCTCATCCTTCGGGCTGATGAAGCCGTCTCCGTGCTGATTAACGAGGAGGATCACCTGCGGATCCAGTGCCTCTTCCCTGGCTTGCAATTAGAGGAAGCCTGGGAACTGGCCAGCCGGATCGACGACATCCTCGAATCGAAGCTTGACTTTGCCTTTGACGAGAAGCTCGGTTATCTGACTGCCTGTCCGACCAACGTAGGCACGGGCTTGCGGGCTTCAGTGATGATGCACCTGCCGGCGCTTGTGCTGACCAATCAGGCTTCCCGTGTACTGGCCTCCTTATCCCAGATTGGGATGACCGTTCGCGGGCTTTACGGTGAAGGTACCGACGCCACGGGCAACCTCTTTCAGATCTCCAACCAGGTCACCTTGGGCCGCTCTGAGGAGGAAATCATCTCCAACCTGGTTGTCGTGGCCACCCAGCTGATCGACCATGAGCGGATGGCCCGCCAGGTGCTGCTCAAAGAGACGAAGCCCCAACTGGAAGACCGCGTATGCCGCGCCTATGGCACATTGACCAGCGCCCGCATCATCAACTCTCAGGAGGCGATGACCCTCTTGTCGAATGTGCGCCTCGGCATCGATCTGGGGATCATCCGGGGTGTCTCGCCACAGGTCCTCAACGAGATGCTGGTTTTGACTCGGCCCGCCTTTCTGCAAAAGCTGGCCGGCCGAGAGTTGAGCCCCTTCGAGCGGGATGTGCAACGGGCCGCTCTGATCCGCGAGCGCTTTAATCTCGACGGGTAGCCGTTCTAGGGACTTTTGGTGTACCGCCTGGCGATCGAGACATGGCCTAGTCAAAAGGGGCAGGCTTTCGAGGGAGAGCTGCCATGAGGCAAGCGCTCACGGCGATTGAGATGGACATATAGACAGCGTTGATTTGTCTGGAAGGAGGATGATTCCCCATGATGGGACGTTTTACGGAGCGAGCGCAAAAGGTACTCCTCTTGGCGAAAGAGGAAGCGGTGGCCCTCAAACACCCCGCCGTCGGATCGGAACACCTGCTGCTAGGATTGATCCGGGAGGGTGAGGGCATCGGAGCGAAGGCTTTGCTCAGCATGCACCTTGACCTGGAACAGGTCCGTCGACAGGTGATCCGGCTTGTCGGCGAAGGCGCCAGTGAGCCTTCTGAGATCGGATTGACGCCGCGGGCGAAGCGTGCCCTCGAGCTGGCTAACGAAGAAGGACGGCGCCAGGGTGTCAACTACGTGGGCACGGAACACATCCTGCTTGGCCTCATCCGTGAAGGCGAAGGTGTCGCCGCCCGCGTCCTGGCTGAACTGGGCCTCACTTTGGAAAAGGTGCGCCATCAGGTGATGACCCTGCTCGGCGGACCCCAGCCGACTCCTAGCGGAAATGGCAGCAGCGCCGCTGCAGAACGAGGCCGCAAGACGCCCGCCTTGAATGAGTTCGGCCGCGATCTGACCCAGTTGGCCCGCGACGGCAAACTCGATCCGGTCATCGGCCGGGAGAGAGAGATCGAGCGGGTCGTCCAGATCCTCTCCCGCCGCACGAAAAACAACCCCGTCCTTATCGGCGAACCTGGCGTCGGCAAGACGGCCGTCGCCGAGGGGCTGGCCCAGCGCATCGTCGATGGAAAGGTGCCCGAGACCTTGACCGGCAAGCGGGTCGTCACCTTGGACCTCTCCTCGGTCGTCGCCGGCTCCAAATACCGCGGCGAATTTGAAGAGCGGCTGAAAAAAGTGATGGACGAGATCCGCCAGGCCGGCAACGTCGTTCTCTTCATCGATGAATTGCACACCCTGATCGGCGCCGGTGCGGCGGAAGGCGCCATCGACGCTGCCAACATCCTCAAGCCGGCCTTGGCCCGGGGAGAACTACAGTGCATCGGCGCCACCACGCTGGATGAGTATCGAAAGCACATCGAGCGCGATCCTGCCCTGGAGCGGCGTTTCCAGCCGATCACCGTCGGCGAGCCGAAGCGGGAAGAGGCCGTCGCCATCCTCAAGGGACTTCGCGACCGCTATGAGGCCCACCACCGAGTGCAGATCACCGATGAAGCCATCGAAGCGGCTGTCCGCCTCTCTGATCGGTATATTTCCGACCGCTACCTTCCCGACAAGGCCATCGACCTGATCGATGAGGCCGCCTCCCGCGTCCGGTTGCAAACCTTCACGGCGCCACCCGATATGAAGGAACTGGAGTCCCGCTTGGAGGGTTTGCGCAAGGAGAAGGAAGCCGCCGTCCTTTCCCAGGAGTTTGAAAAAGCCGCCCAGTTACGTGATCAGGAGATGCAGTTGCGCGCCCAACTGGAAAAGCAGAAGTCTGACTGGGAGCATGCCCGGGGCAGCGCCAATACGGTCGTCCGTGAAGAAGATATCGCCCAGATCGTCTCCAGTTGGACCGGTGTTCCAGTCACCCGGCTCGCCGAAAGCGAAAGCGCGCGCCTGCTGAAGCTTGAAGAGGAGCTGCACCGCCGCGTTATCGGCCAGGACGAAGCTGTCGCTGCTGTCTCCCGGGCTGTCCGTCGCGCCCGGGCCGGCCTTAAAGATCCTAAGCGCCCCATCGGTTCCTTCATC from Heliomicrobium modesticaldum Ice1 encodes the following:
- a CDS encoding CtsR family transcriptional regulator gives rise to the protein MANLADQIERYIKEQLEKSRERMIEIQRQQLAALFGCVPSQINYVLTTRFAAEQGYVVESRRGGGGFVRIVKLDMEGDLWEILSTRLGDMLSEDQARRIIERLMEEQILTIREGLIMQAAVQRDVLQIGFPQRDLLRARLLKAMLSNLKRYRAPEAEVEQGKEKS
- a CDS encoding UvrB/UvrC motif-containing protein gives rise to the protein MFCDECKKRPATVHVTKIVNGQKSEVNLCEECARAHHKEWSMAYDNNFPINKFLAGLLGFDTGKTAGSVNLNLHGPGKCEHCGASYSQISQTGRLGCHQCYGRFQDKVEPLLRRVQGSNRHTGKVPKRSGGSIRLQREIQNLRVRLQQHVSNEEFEQAARLRDQIRELEKGMAE
- a CDS encoding protein arginine kinase, whose product is MRDRFVNQALTKWMEGTGKESEIVISSRVRLARNLCDIPFPNVATAEQAKAVVSQVERAIKDAAVEQTSGDLIFVNLEELAPLDRLVLVDKHLISPQHAEEAAGKGLILRADEAVSVLINEEDHLRIQCLFPGLQLEEAWELASRIDDILESKLDFAFDEKLGYLTACPTNVGTGLRASVMMHLPALVLTNQASRVLASLSQIGMTVRGLYGEGTDATGNLFQISNQVTLGRSEEEIISNLVVVATQLIDHERMARQVLLKETKPQLEDRVCRAYGTLTSARIINSQEAMTLLSNVRLGIDLGIIRGVSPQVLNEMLVLTRPAFLQKLAGRELSPFERDVQRAALIRERFNLDG
- a CDS encoding ATP-dependent Clp protease ATP-binding subunit; amino-acid sequence: MMGRFTERAQKVLLLAKEEAVALKHPAVGSEHLLLGLIREGEGIGAKALLSMHLDLEQVRRQVIRLVGEGASEPSEIGLTPRAKRALELANEEGRRQGVNYVGTEHILLGLIREGEGVAARVLAELGLTLEKVRHQVMTLLGGPQPTPSGNGSSAAAERGRKTPALNEFGRDLTQLARDGKLDPVIGREREIERVVQILSRRTKNNPVLIGEPGVGKTAVAEGLAQRIVDGKVPETLTGKRVVTLDLSSVVAGSKYRGEFEERLKKVMDEIRQAGNVVLFIDELHTLIGAGAAEGAIDAANILKPALARGELQCIGATTLDEYRKHIERDPALERRFQPITVGEPKREEAVAILKGLRDRYEAHHRVQITDEAIEAAVRLSDRYISDRYLPDKAIDLIDEAASRVRLQTFTAPPDMKELESRLEGLRKEKEAAVLSQEFEKAAQLRDQEMQLRAQLEKQKSDWEHARGSANTVVREEDIAQIVSSWTGVPVTRLAESESARLLKLEEELHRRVIGQDEAVAAVSRAVRRARAGLKDPKRPIGSFIFLGPTGVGKTELARALAEALFGQEDAMVRIDMSEYMEKHSVSRLVGAPPGYIGHDEGGQLTEAVRRRPYSVILLDEIEKANPEVFNILLQVLEDGRLTDSKGRTVDFRNTVIIMTSNVGAQTIKRSAVMGFKPTEQGAKEREVQYEGMKNRVMEELKRSFRPEFLNRIDEMIVFHTLAAEDIRRIVDLMLGEVNRRLAEAGLSMEVTDAARDHLAKVGYDETFGARPLRRAILRLVEDEISEALLKGEYKAGDQIIVGMADGKLSFEKK